Proteins found in one Mangifera indica cultivar Alphonso chromosome 15, CATAS_Mindica_2.1, whole genome shotgun sequence genomic segment:
- the LOC123197738 gene encoding probable LRR receptor-like serine/threonine-protein kinase At1g56140 isoform X1 produces MLMKPSASTATSISVIGLCIFCCFFGLVHVGEAQNNQTQAATDPKDVSALNAIFEKWGISANGRQWNLSGDPCSGAAIDNSIAIDDPTYDPFIKCVCSFNNSSVCRITALKVYSLDVSGAIPDELWTLTSLTNLNLAQNFLTGPLSPSIANLTAMQYLTVGTNALSGELPKELGLLTELISFSIGINNFSGPLPSELGNWTKLEQLYIDSSGVSGEIPSSFANLQRLTTVSASDTELTGKIPDFIGTNWTKLNVLRLQGNSFTGPIPSSFSSLTSLTELRISDLSNGSLSSLAFIRDMKSLSTLQLRNNNISDTIPSNIGEFQSLQNLDLSFNNLSGQIPSSLFNLSLLTHLFLGNNNLNGTLPAEKSTGLLNIDLSYNNLLGGFPSWINQENLQLNLVANNFTLESSNSSVLPHGLNCLQRTFPCYRDSPIYSSFAVKSGGPQITSSDNIVYERDNETLGPATYYVPDLNRWGVSNVGYFTGNNNQQYIIFSQSQFTNTLDSELFQTARISASSLRYYGLGLENGNYTVTLQFAEIANLDSSGWKSLGRRLFDIYVQGNLVEKDFNIKSLASGIPRRAVQREYKARVSENYLEIHFFWAGKGTCCVPLQGTYGPLISAISATPDFRPTVRAPTTEKNRTGMIVGIVVGVGVAFLLVLAVFFIVKRRKKLQNDDEELLGMDVKPYTFSYAELRNATDGFSPANKLGEGGFGPVYKGKLSDGRVIAVKQLSVASHQGKSQFAAEIATISAVQHRNLVKLYGCCYEGAQRILVYEYLENNSLDQALFGNSSLNLEWPTRYDICLGVARGLAYLHEESRLRIIHRDVKASNILLDVNLVPKISDFGLARLYDDTKTHISTRVAGTIGYLAPEYAMRGHLTEKTDVFAFGVVTLEIVSGRPNSDSSLDEEMMYLLEWAWFLHENNRELELVDSKLSQYSEEEVRRLIGVALLCTQTLPSLRPSMSRVVAMLCGDIEVSPVTSKPGYLTDWKFDDATIFVNENATKTNDSTSPDTCSTSLRDKASPGNGAKSFLQDIIGQGR; encoded by the exons ATGTTGATGAAGCCATCAGCCTCAACAGCAACTTCGATTTCTGTTATTGGTTTGTGTATATTTTGCTGCTTCTTCGGCCTTGTTCATGTGGGTGAAGCTCAGAATAACCAAACTCAAGCTGCTACAGATCCTAAAGATG TGAGCGCATTGAAtgcaatatttgaaaaatgggGAATATCTGCAAATGGACGGCAATGGAATTTAAGTGGAGACCCGTGCAGCGGAGCCGCCATAGACAACTCCATCGCCATCGATGACCCGACTTACGACCCTTTTATCAAATGTGTTTGTTCTTTCAACAACTCTTCTGTCTGCCGCATTACCGCATT GAAAGTTTACTCGCTGGACGTTTCTGGGGCAATCCCAGATGAGCTATGGACTTTGACATCCCTCACCAATCT GAACTTGGCTCAGAATTTCTTGACAGGTCCATTGTCTCCATCAATTGCTAATCTAACTGCCATGCAATACCT GACCGTGGGCACTAATGCATTATCAGGGGAGCTTCCGAAAGAACTTGGATTGCTTACTGAACTAATCTCATT TTCAATTGGAATAAACAATTTCTCCGGTCCTCTGCCAtccgagcttggtaattggacgAAATTAGAGCAACT ATATATTGACAGTTCTGGAGTGAGTGGTGAGATTCCTTCAAGCTTTGCTAATCTACAAAGGCTGACTACAGT GTCGGCTTCAGACACTGAACTTACAGGAAAGATCCCTGACTTCATAGGAACTAATTGGACAAAGCTTAATGTCTT GAGACTACAAGGAAACTCTTTTACTGGGCCAATACCATCATCCTTTTCCAGTCTGACTTCACTGACAGAGTT GAGAATAAGCGATTTGTCAAATGGGAGCTTATCGTCCTTGGCATTCATAAGGGATATGAAATCTTTAAGTACCTT ACAGCTAAGAAATAACAACATTTCTGATACAATTCCATCCAATATTGGCGAATTCCAGAGCCTACAGAATTT GGATCTGAGTTTCAATAATTTAAGTGGGCAAATTCCAAGCTCGcttttcaatttgagtttgctGACTCACCT GTTTCTTggaaacaataatttaaatggTACTCTGCCTGCAGAAAAAAGCACTGGTCTTCTAAACAT AGAcctatcatataataatttattaggcGGCTTTCCTTCTTGGATCAACCAAGAAAATTTACAACT TAACTTAGTTGCCAACAACTTCACACTAGAAAGCTCCAACAGCAG TGTTTTGCCGCATGGCCTGAATTGTCTCCAACGCACTTTTCCTTGCTATCGAGATTCTCCAATTT ATTCTAGCTTTGCAGTGAAGAGTGGCGGTCCACAAATTACATCTTCTGATAATATTGTGTATGAGAGGGATAATGAGACTCTTGGCCCAGCTACATATTATGTGCCTGACTTAAACAGATGGGGAGTTAGTAATGTTGGATATTTTACCGGAAACAATAATCAACAATATATAATCTTTTCTCAGTCTCAATTCACAAATACTCTAGATTCAGAGCTTTTCCAGACAGCTCGGATCTCTGCTTCATCTCTGAGATACTATGGTTTAGGCCTTGAAAATGGGAACTACACTGTCACCCTTCAGTTTGCAGAAATAGCTAATTTAGATTCTTCAGGATGGAAGAGTCTTGGAAGGCGGCTTTTTGACATTTATGTTCAG GGAAATCTTGTAGAAAAGGACTTCAACATAAAGAGCTTAGCGAGTGGGATCCCAAGGAGAGCTGTTCAGAGAGAATATAAGGCTCGGGTATCGGAAAACTACTTGGAAATCCATTTCTTTTGGGCTGGGAAAGGGACTTGCTGTGTTCCTCTCCAAGGTACATATGGACCTTTAATTTCAGCCATCAGCGCCACCCCAg ATTTTAGACCTACTGTAAGAGCTCCAACCACTGAGAAGAACAGAACAGGTATGATTGTGGGGATTGTGGTTGGCGTTGGGGTTGCATTTCTGTTAGTTCTTGCAGTTTTCTTCATtgtcaaaagaagaaaaaagctgCAGAATGATGATGAAG AGCTTCTGGGGATGGATGTGAAACCATACACTTTCAGTTATGCTGAACTAAGGAATGCTACTGATGGCTTCAGTCCTGCAAATAAACTTGGAGAGGGAGGATTTGGACCAGTTTATAAG GGAAAACTAAGTGATGGAAGAGTAATTGCTGTGAAGCAATTATCTGTAGCATCCCACCAAGGGAAGAGCCAGTTTGCTGCAGAAATTGCTACTATATCTGCTGTGCAGCACCGGAACCTTGTCAAACTTTATGGATGCTGTTATGAGGGAGCACAACGCATCCTTGTTTATGAATATCTAGAAAACAATAGCCTTGATCAAGCACTATTTG GAAATAGCAGCTTAAATCTTGAGTGGCCAACACGTTATGATATTTGTTTGGGAGTCGCAAGAGGTCTAGCTTATCTTCACGAGGAGTCGAGGCTTCGGATCATTCACAGAGATGTGAAGGCCAGTAACATTCTGCTTGATGTTAATCTTGTCCCCAAAATATCAGATTTTGGCTTGGCCAGGCTTTATGATGACACGAAGACACACATAAGCACCCGTGTTGCAGGAACaat AGGATATCTTGCACCGGAATATGCCATGCGAGGACATCTAACAGAGAAGACTGATGTATTTGCCTTCGGAGTTGTGACTCTAGAGATTGTTAGTGGAAGGCCAAACTCAGATTCAAGCTTGGACGAAGAGATGATGTATCTTCTTGAATGG GCTTGGTTCTTGCACGAGAACAACCGCGAACTTGAATTGGTAGACTCCAAATTATCACAATACAGCGAGGAAGAAGTGAGACGTCTGATAGGAGTAGCTCTTCTGTGTACTCAGACACTGCCCTCGCTCAGGCCATCGATGTCTAGGGTAGTCGCAATGCTGTGTGGAGACATTGAAGTGAGCCCAGTAACTTCAAAGCCCGGCTACTTGACTGACTGGAAATTTGATGATGCAACCATATTTGTCAATGAAAATGCAACCAAAACTAATGATTCTACAAGTCCTGACACTTGTTCGACAAGCTTAAGGGATAAAGCTTCTCCAGGGAATGGAGCTAAAAGCTTTCTCCAGGACATAATTGGACAGGGCAGATAG
- the LOC123197738 gene encoding probable LRR receptor-like serine/threonine-protein kinase At1g56140 isoform X2: MLMKPSASTATSISVIGLCIFCCFFGLVHVGEAQNNQTQAATDPKDVSALNAIFEKWGISANGRQWNLSGDPCSGAAIDNSIAIDDPTYDPFIKCVCSFNNSSVCRITALKVYSLDVSGAIPDELWTLTSLTNLNLAQNFLTGPLSPSIANLTAMQYLTVGTNALSGELPKELGLLTELISFSIGINNFSGPLPSELGNWTKLEQLYIDSSGVSGEIPSSFANLQRLTTVSASDTELTGKIPDFIGTNWTKLNVLRLQGNSFTGPIPSSFSSLTSLTELRISDLSNGSLSSLAFIRDMKSLSTLDLSFNNLSGQIPSSLFNLSLLTHLFLGNNNLNGTLPAEKSTGLLNIDLSYNNLLGGFPSWINQENLQLNLVANNFTLESSNSSVLPHGLNCLQRTFPCYRDSPIYSSFAVKSGGPQITSSDNIVYERDNETLGPATYYVPDLNRWGVSNVGYFTGNNNQQYIIFSQSQFTNTLDSELFQTARISASSLRYYGLGLENGNYTVTLQFAEIANLDSSGWKSLGRRLFDIYVQGNLVEKDFNIKSLASGIPRRAVQREYKARVSENYLEIHFFWAGKGTCCVPLQGTYGPLISAISATPDFRPTVRAPTTEKNRTGMIVGIVVGVGVAFLLVLAVFFIVKRRKKLQNDDEELLGMDVKPYTFSYAELRNATDGFSPANKLGEGGFGPVYKGKLSDGRVIAVKQLSVASHQGKSQFAAEIATISAVQHRNLVKLYGCCYEGAQRILVYEYLENNSLDQALFGNSSLNLEWPTRYDICLGVARGLAYLHEESRLRIIHRDVKASNILLDVNLVPKISDFGLARLYDDTKTHISTRVAGTIGYLAPEYAMRGHLTEKTDVFAFGVVTLEIVSGRPNSDSSLDEEMMYLLEWAWFLHENNRELELVDSKLSQYSEEEVRRLIGVALLCTQTLPSLRPSMSRVVAMLCGDIEVSPVTSKPGYLTDWKFDDATIFVNENATKTNDSTSPDTCSTSLRDKASPGNGAKSFLQDIIGQGR, encoded by the exons ATGTTGATGAAGCCATCAGCCTCAACAGCAACTTCGATTTCTGTTATTGGTTTGTGTATATTTTGCTGCTTCTTCGGCCTTGTTCATGTGGGTGAAGCTCAGAATAACCAAACTCAAGCTGCTACAGATCCTAAAGATG TGAGCGCATTGAAtgcaatatttgaaaaatgggGAATATCTGCAAATGGACGGCAATGGAATTTAAGTGGAGACCCGTGCAGCGGAGCCGCCATAGACAACTCCATCGCCATCGATGACCCGACTTACGACCCTTTTATCAAATGTGTTTGTTCTTTCAACAACTCTTCTGTCTGCCGCATTACCGCATT GAAAGTTTACTCGCTGGACGTTTCTGGGGCAATCCCAGATGAGCTATGGACTTTGACATCCCTCACCAATCT GAACTTGGCTCAGAATTTCTTGACAGGTCCATTGTCTCCATCAATTGCTAATCTAACTGCCATGCAATACCT GACCGTGGGCACTAATGCATTATCAGGGGAGCTTCCGAAAGAACTTGGATTGCTTACTGAACTAATCTCATT TTCAATTGGAATAAACAATTTCTCCGGTCCTCTGCCAtccgagcttggtaattggacgAAATTAGAGCAACT ATATATTGACAGTTCTGGAGTGAGTGGTGAGATTCCTTCAAGCTTTGCTAATCTACAAAGGCTGACTACAGT GTCGGCTTCAGACACTGAACTTACAGGAAAGATCCCTGACTTCATAGGAACTAATTGGACAAAGCTTAATGTCTT GAGACTACAAGGAAACTCTTTTACTGGGCCAATACCATCATCCTTTTCCAGTCTGACTTCACTGACAGAGTT GAGAATAAGCGATTTGTCAAATGGGAGCTTATCGTCCTTGGCATTCATAAGGGATATGAAATCTTTAAGTACCTT GGATCTGAGTTTCAATAATTTAAGTGGGCAAATTCCAAGCTCGcttttcaatttgagtttgctGACTCACCT GTTTCTTggaaacaataatttaaatggTACTCTGCCTGCAGAAAAAAGCACTGGTCTTCTAAACAT AGAcctatcatataataatttattaggcGGCTTTCCTTCTTGGATCAACCAAGAAAATTTACAACT TAACTTAGTTGCCAACAACTTCACACTAGAAAGCTCCAACAGCAG TGTTTTGCCGCATGGCCTGAATTGTCTCCAACGCACTTTTCCTTGCTATCGAGATTCTCCAATTT ATTCTAGCTTTGCAGTGAAGAGTGGCGGTCCACAAATTACATCTTCTGATAATATTGTGTATGAGAGGGATAATGAGACTCTTGGCCCAGCTACATATTATGTGCCTGACTTAAACAGATGGGGAGTTAGTAATGTTGGATATTTTACCGGAAACAATAATCAACAATATATAATCTTTTCTCAGTCTCAATTCACAAATACTCTAGATTCAGAGCTTTTCCAGACAGCTCGGATCTCTGCTTCATCTCTGAGATACTATGGTTTAGGCCTTGAAAATGGGAACTACACTGTCACCCTTCAGTTTGCAGAAATAGCTAATTTAGATTCTTCAGGATGGAAGAGTCTTGGAAGGCGGCTTTTTGACATTTATGTTCAG GGAAATCTTGTAGAAAAGGACTTCAACATAAAGAGCTTAGCGAGTGGGATCCCAAGGAGAGCTGTTCAGAGAGAATATAAGGCTCGGGTATCGGAAAACTACTTGGAAATCCATTTCTTTTGGGCTGGGAAAGGGACTTGCTGTGTTCCTCTCCAAGGTACATATGGACCTTTAATTTCAGCCATCAGCGCCACCCCAg ATTTTAGACCTACTGTAAGAGCTCCAACCACTGAGAAGAACAGAACAGGTATGATTGTGGGGATTGTGGTTGGCGTTGGGGTTGCATTTCTGTTAGTTCTTGCAGTTTTCTTCATtgtcaaaagaagaaaaaagctgCAGAATGATGATGAAG AGCTTCTGGGGATGGATGTGAAACCATACACTTTCAGTTATGCTGAACTAAGGAATGCTACTGATGGCTTCAGTCCTGCAAATAAACTTGGAGAGGGAGGATTTGGACCAGTTTATAAG GGAAAACTAAGTGATGGAAGAGTAATTGCTGTGAAGCAATTATCTGTAGCATCCCACCAAGGGAAGAGCCAGTTTGCTGCAGAAATTGCTACTATATCTGCTGTGCAGCACCGGAACCTTGTCAAACTTTATGGATGCTGTTATGAGGGAGCACAACGCATCCTTGTTTATGAATATCTAGAAAACAATAGCCTTGATCAAGCACTATTTG GAAATAGCAGCTTAAATCTTGAGTGGCCAACACGTTATGATATTTGTTTGGGAGTCGCAAGAGGTCTAGCTTATCTTCACGAGGAGTCGAGGCTTCGGATCATTCACAGAGATGTGAAGGCCAGTAACATTCTGCTTGATGTTAATCTTGTCCCCAAAATATCAGATTTTGGCTTGGCCAGGCTTTATGATGACACGAAGACACACATAAGCACCCGTGTTGCAGGAACaat AGGATATCTTGCACCGGAATATGCCATGCGAGGACATCTAACAGAGAAGACTGATGTATTTGCCTTCGGAGTTGTGACTCTAGAGATTGTTAGTGGAAGGCCAAACTCAGATTCAAGCTTGGACGAAGAGATGATGTATCTTCTTGAATGG GCTTGGTTCTTGCACGAGAACAACCGCGAACTTGAATTGGTAGACTCCAAATTATCACAATACAGCGAGGAAGAAGTGAGACGTCTGATAGGAGTAGCTCTTCTGTGTACTCAGACACTGCCCTCGCTCAGGCCATCGATGTCTAGGGTAGTCGCAATGCTGTGTGGAGACATTGAAGTGAGCCCAGTAACTTCAAAGCCCGGCTACTTGACTGACTGGAAATTTGATGATGCAACCATATTTGTCAATGAAAATGCAACCAAAACTAATGATTCTACAAGTCCTGACACTTGTTCGACAAGCTTAAGGGATAAAGCTTCTCCAGGGAATGGAGCTAAAAGCTTTCTCCAGGACATAATTGGACAGGGCAGATAG
- the LOC123198298 gene encoding uncharacterized protein LOC123198298, with the protein MADHQSTKSSLMEPRQSHPLHQIAETPTHRLLLKQWLKEEELILNRISLKETQIDSVRKELTQVYIFFFLFHSISLILLFNAEKGSCKRSWIPSLCLLLCSLGMIWAVRYKSDVETHLEKLLEREKEDGKLLGKCIEELKKKGIEFDLLKEVDALRRAKSLRVEAKAVKKWSARDFVTLFFFSVSCVALGLTRVILCS; encoded by the coding sequence ATGGCCGACCATCAGAGCACAAAATCATCACTCATGGAGCCCCGTCAATCACATCCTCTTCACCAAATCGCCGAAACCCCAACACACAGACTCCTCCTGAAGCAGTGGCTCAAAGAAGAAGAGCTGATTCTCAACAGAATCTCTCTGAAAGAGACTCAGATCGACTCAGTTCGTAAGGAATTAACACAAGTCtacatctttttctttctctttcactCGATCTCTCTCATTCTCCTCTTCAACGCTGAAAAGGGTTCCTGTAAAAGGTCATGGATTCCCTCCTTGTGTTTACTCCTTTGCTCTCTGGGGATGATCTGGGCCGTCAGATACAAGTCTGATGTTGAAACCCACCTGGAGAAGCTGCTGGAGAGAGAGAAGGAGGATGGAAAGTTGTTGGGTAAATGTATCGAGGAGTTGAAGAAGAAGGGTATTGAGTTTGATCTTTTGAAAGAAGTTGATGCGCTGAGGAGGGCAAAGAGTTTGAGAGTTGAAGCTAAAGCTGTTAAAAAATGGTCAGCAAGAGACTTTGTTacattgtttttctttagtGTTTCTTGTGTGGCTCTTGGCTTGACTAGAGTCATTTTGTGTAGTTAG
- the LOC123197584 gene encoding probable potassium transporter 13, producing the protein MVNLDPESLLAKWVSRLKFHRTTLCLAYQSLGVVYGDLSTSPLYVYKNTFSRSLRVYQDDHEILGVLSLIFWTLTLIPLCKYVIFVLGADDNGEGGTFALYSLLCRHSRIGLLQSYNASHVGISSCRSDISTKEMKTSLLIIDFFEKHHSSRVVLLLVVLLGTSMVIGDGILTPTMTVLSALHGIQIKVPALHENYVLFIACIILVGLFTLQHYGTHRVGFLFAPILVAWLLCISGVGIYNIFHWNPSVVSAVSPHYIYNFFKKAGKDGWHSLGGIVLCIAGAEAMFADLGHFSQVSIRIAFTGVVYPCLVLAYMGEAAYLSQHKMDLRRSFYYAIPESVFWPVFIVATLATAVASQAIISATFSIISQCRALSCFPRVKIVHTSNQIHGQIYIPEVNWMLMVLCLAVVTGFRNTDTIGNAYGLAAITVMFVTTCLMFLIICTIWKQSIFVAFLFAMSFGSVELLYFSASLAKVHRGGWLPLLISLAVLTLMLIWHYGTSEKLAFELQNKLSIDSLLSLGPSLGILRVPGIGLIYSKVTSGIPPTFAHFVTNFPAFHRILIFVTFQYVMVPKVPASEQFLICRIAPPEFHLFQCIVRYGYKDLRDNNEFETLLIEKLLHFLKCESNDEGQLPVYITDAMATGNEASCGKTGRQKRVAFQGSRSHDHKEVMELMEAKEAGVAYMTGNTCVLASETSCLAKKFAINVIYASLRRNCRRPAVTLGIPHASLIEVGMVYHV; encoded by the exons ATGGTCAATTTGGATCCAGAATCTCTTTTAGCCAAGTGGGTATCTCGCCTG AAATTCCACAGGACTACTTTATGCCTTGCCTACCAAAGTCTTGGTGTGGTTTATGGGGATTTAAGCACTTCCCCTCTTTATGTCTATAAGAACACATTCTCGAGGAGTTTAAGGGTGTATCAAGATGACCATGAGATTCTTGGAGTTCTTTCACTGATTTTCTGGACTTTAACTCTCATCCCTCTTTGCAAGTATGTTATATTTGTTTTAGGAGCAGATGACAATGGCGAAG GTGGAACCTTTGCTTTGTATTCATTACTGTGTCGACACTCAAGGATAGGCCTTTTGCAAAGCTACAATGCTTCCCATGTGGGTATATCATCTTGCCGCTCAGATATATCGACAAAGGAGATGAAAACTAGTCTACTCATCATAGATTTCTTTGAGAAACATCATAGTTCCCGTGTTGTGTTGCTGCTTGTTGTCCTTCTTGGGACTAGTATGGTTATTGGTGATGGTATTTTGACTCCAACAATGACCG TCCTTTCTGCTCTCCATGGAATCCAAATCAAAGTTCCCGCTTTGCATGAAA ATTATGTTCTGTTCATTGCCTGCATCATCTTGGTGGGGCTTTTCACTCTTCAGCATTACGGGACACATAGAGTAGGATTTCTTTTTGCTCCAATCTTGGTAGCTTGGCTGCTATGCATTAGCGGCGTTGGCATTTACAACATATTCCACTGGAATCCCAGTGTTGTTTCTGCAGTGTCACCacactatatttataattttttcaagaaGGCAGGAAAAGATGGATGGCATTCCCTGGGAGGCATCGTTCTTTGTATTGCAG GTGCAGAAGCTATGTTTGCTGATCTCGGCCATTTCTCCCAGGTTTCTATCAGG ATTGCATTTACAGGAGTTGTTTACCCTTGCCTAGTTTTGGCATATATGGGCGAGGCTGCTTACCTCTCCCAGCACAAAATGGACCTTCGGAGAAGTTTTTACTATGCCATCCCAG AGTCGGTATTTTGGCCTGTGTTTATTGTTGCCACTCTTGCAACGGCCGTGGCTAGCCAAGCAATAATTTCAGCTACTTTCTCGATTATCAGTCAATGTAGGGCATTGAGTTGTTTTCCACGAGTAAAGATAGTACACACATCGAATCAAATACATGGACAGATTTACATACCAGAAGTGAACTGGATGTTAATGGTTTTGTGTCTTGCTGTTGTTACTGGATTTAGAAACACTGATACGATTGGCAACGCATATG GCCTTGCTGCAATCACAGTGATGTTTGTAACAACCTGCTTGATGTTTCTAATCATTTGCACCATCTGGAAGCAAAGCATTTTTGTGGCGTTTCTGTTTGCAATGAGTTTCGGATCCGTGGAGCTGCTCTATTTCTCGGCTTCCCTTGCTAAAGTACACAGAGGAGGCTGGCTTCCCCTTCTTATCTCGCTTGCAGTTTTGACACTGATGCTCATCTGGCACTATGGGACTTCTGAAAAACTTGCATTCGAGCTGCAGAACAAATTAAGCATAGATAGCCTTTTGAGCCTCGGACCTAGTCTAGGAATTTTAAGAGTTCCAGGAATTGGCCTGATTTACTCCAAGGTCACCTCTGGCATCCCACCAACATTTGCACATTTTGTCACAAACTTTCCAGCATTTCATAGGATTCTTATCTTTGTGACATTTCAGTATGTGATGGTCCCCAAAGTTCCGGCTTCTGAGCAATTCCTTATCTGCAGGATTGCCCCACCAGAATTCCATTTATTTCAATGCATCGTGAG GTACGGGTACAAGGATCTAAGGGACAATAATGAGTTTGAGACCCTGCTGATTGAGAAGCTACTGCATTTCCTGAAATGTGAGAGTAATGATGAAGGGCAATTGCCTGTTTATATAACAGATGCAATGGCAACAGGAAATGAGGCCAGTTGTGGCAAAACCGGACGACAGAAAAGAGTGGCATTTCAAGGATCGAGATCACATGATCATAAGGAGGTTATGGAGCTTATGGAGGCCAAAGAAGCCGGTGTGGCTTATATGACAGGCAATACTTGTGTTTTGGCAAGTGAGACCTCATGTCTAGCAAAGAAATTTGCCATCAATGTTATCTATGCATCCCTTAGACGAAACTGCCGCCGTCCGGCAGTCACACTCGGGATCCCACACGCCTCGCTGATTGAAGTTGGAATGGTCTATCATGTTTAG